The nucleotide window CAGCCGGGCCGGCGCGGCCTCGGCATCGCGCAACGGGCGCTGCCCGTCCTCGGGGATCAGGTAGACGGCCGGGCCGTCGCCGCCGCGCACCTTGACCGCGCCCAACTCCTCCAGGTCCCGCGAGAGGGTGGCCTGGGTGACGCCCACGCCGTCGGCGGCGAGCAGGTCGGCCAGTTCGGTCTGCGACCGGATGGCCCGGTCGCGGATCAGCTCCACGATCCGGGCGTGCCGGGCCGCGCGGGTCAGCGGCGCGGTCATCGCGGCCCGCCGGTGGCGGTGCCGCCGGTCGCGGTGTCGCCGGTCGCGATTTCCAGCAGGAACGTCAGCAGCGCTTTCTGCGCGTGCAGCCGGTTCTCGGCCTGGTCGAAGATCGCGCTCTGCGGCCCGTCGAGCACCTCGTCGGTGATCTCCTCGCCGCGGTGCGCGGGCAGGCAGTGCAGCACTATCGCGTTCGGCGCGGCCTGGCCGAGCAACTCCTTGTTGACCTGGTACGGCAGGAACGGGGTGATCCGGTCCAACCCGTCGGCCTCCTGCCCCATCGACGTCCAGGTGTCGGTGGCCAGCACGTCGGCGTCGCGGACCGCCTGGGTCGGGTCGGTCAGCACCCGCACCGACCCGCCGGTGTCCGCCGCGATCCGGGCCGCTCGTTCCACCACGGCCGCGTCCGGTGCGAACCCGGCCGGGCCGGCGATCCGCACGTGCATCCCGGCCGTCGCCCCGGCCAGCAGGTACGACTGCGCCATGTTGTT belongs to Micromonospora ureilytica and includes:
- a CDS encoding arginine repressor, whose product is MTAPLTRAARHARIVELIRDRAIRSQTELADLLAADGVGVTQATLSRDLEELGAVKVRGGDGPAVYLIPEDGQRPLRDAEAAPARLVRLLRELLNGVDSSGNIAVLRTPPGAAQYLASALDRAGLPEIVGTIAGDDTILVVAREALGGAALGDKLAGWARREDTVEGNTTP
- the argF gene encoding ornithine carbamoyltransferase, whose product is MTRHFLRDDDLSPAEQFAVLDLAARMKADRFGHRPLVGPRSVAVLFDKQSLRTRISFDAGIAELGGHPLVVDTQVTHFGRGESLADAGRVLSRYVAAIVLRTHGDERIAEVAAGASVPVINALTDGFHPCQLLADLLTIRERCGGTAGRTLAYVGDGANNMAQSYLLAGATAGMHVRIAGPAGFAPDAAVVERAARIAADTGGSVRVLTDPTQAVRDADVLATDTWTSMGQEADGLDRITPFLPYQVNKELLGQAAPNAIVLHCLPAHRGEEITDEVLDGPQSAIFDQAENRLHAQKALLTFLLEIATGDTATGGTATGGPR